In Brachypodium distachyon strain Bd21 chromosome 2, Brachypodium_distachyon_v3.0, whole genome shotgun sequence, one genomic interval encodes:
- the LOC100831241 gene encoding stem 28 kDa glycoprotein, with protein sequence MTMASRVLLVLAVALVAAAGSCSASWELNIRMPTSASQRLHAAMEDGAVHVAPLIHALRPLLGSGGEMGSLGGVACDSWLLGVEAHNVRGWKTIPAKCEGYVGHYMLGSRFRRDSKVVIDEAIAYAEGLKLAGNGKDVWVFDIDETTLSNLPYYATHGFGAKPFNATSFNAYVLEGSAPALPETKRLYNKLVSMGVKPVFLTGRTEDQRVITETNLRRQGITGWMNLLLKQPGFKGSAVAYKSGERQKLQDAGYAIVGNIGDQWSDLLGAPEGSRTFKLPDPMYYIG encoded by the exons ATGACAATGGCCAGTAGGGTCCTCCTCGTCCTGGCCGTGGCTCTCGTGGCCGCGGCGGGCTCCTGCAGCGCTAGCTGGGAGCTGAACATCCGGATGCCGACATCGGCATCCCAGAGGCTGCACGCCGCCATGGAGGACGGCGCCGTGCACGTGGCGCCGCTCATCCACGCGCTCCGGCCGCTGCTGGGCTCCGGCGGCGAGATGGGGAGCCTTGGCGGCGTGGCGTGCGACAGCTGGCTGCTGGGCGTGGAGGCGCACAACGTGCGCGGCTGGAAGACGATCCCGGCCAAGTGCGAGGGCTATGTTGGCCACTACATGCTCGGCAGCCGCTTCCGGCGGGACTCCAAGGTCGTCATCGACGAGGCCATCGCCTACGCCGAGGGGCTCAAGCTCGCCGGCAACGGCAAGGACGTCTGGGTCTTTGACATCGACGAGACCACCCTCTCCAACCTCCCCTACTACGCCACCCACGGCTTCGG GGCAAAGCCGTTCAACGCGACGAGCTTCAACGCGTACGTGTTGGAGGGGAGCGCGCCGGcgctgccggagacgaagcGGCTGTACAACAAGCTGGTCTCCATGGGCGTGAAGCCGGTGTTCCTGACGGGCCGGACCGAGGACCAGAGGGTCATCACCGAGACAAACCTCCGCCGCCAGGGCATCACCGGGTGGATGAACCTGCTGCTCAAGCAGCCAGGCTTCAAGGGCTCCGCGGTGGCGTACAAGTCCGGCGAGAGGCAGAAGCTGCAGGACGCCGGGTACGCCATCGTCGGCAACATCGGCGACCAGTGGAGCGACCTCCTCGGCGCCCCCGAGGGCAGCCGCACCTTCAAGCTGCCCGACCCCATGTACTACATCGGCTAG